A region from the Ptychodera flava strain L36383 chromosome 10, AS_Pfla_20210202, whole genome shotgun sequence genome encodes:
- the LOC139142979 gene encoding monocarboxylate transporter 9-like, translated as MIAHAPDGGWGWIVVIATFIITLLCSGSAYSFGVIYAALLDAFGKSSAATAWVGSIANVVFALATPVGVLLARWLGHRKTVMLGAMLATVGYLSSAFVTQLYQLYFTFGVLVSGGCSLAYISGIEMTSQYFEKKLAIALGFAMAGTGAGWMRDMSGDYKGAFWLAAVSCFLAAVFALILPIVDSIIKRRQRKRRKGSNKQENVDIDDNYAEAELKTTD; from the exons ATGATAGCACATGCTCCTGACGGAGGCTGGGGTTGGATTGTTGTCATAGCAACCTTTATCATTACATTGCTGTGTTCTGGTAGTGCTTACTCATTTGGAGTGATCTACGCTGCCCTTTTGGACGCGTTTGGCAAATCAAGTGCTGCCACAG CTTGGGTTGGCTCCATAGCTAACGTGGTCTTTGCATTGGCGACGCCTGTTGGTGTACTCCTAGCCAGATGGTTAGGACATCGGAAAACCGTCATGCTAGGCGCAATGTTGGCGACTGTTGGTTACCTATCAAGTGCCTTTGTTACACAATTGTACCAATTGTACTTTACTTTCGGGGTCTTGGTCA GCGGTGGCTGCAGTCTCGCATACATTAGTGGTATTGAAATGACTAGCCAGTACTTTGAGAAGAAACTTGCTATCGCTTTAGGCTTTGCTATGGCAGGCACTGGCGCTG GATGGATGCGTGATATGTCAGGAGACTACAAAGGGGCATTCTGGCTGGCTGCAGTGTCCTGCTTTCTCGCTGCCGTGTTTGCCTTGATACTACCCATTGTTGATTCAATAATTAAACGAAGACAAAGGAAAAGGCGAAAAGGCTCAAACAAGCAAGAAAATGTAGATATCGATGATAATTATGCCGAAGCAGAACTCAAGACAACTGATTAA
- the LOC139141399 gene encoding uncharacterized protein isoform X1: MSATYRFSSRSLDIYSIDYASPAPKPSKKRKIDEVVSETKEKKACACKNNCTTNRCSCNKNGDACDEQCKCSACSNPMNMLKIMAEYGVDVEKCKEDICLMQNMERMTEEKLRKRLETEMELFCCDTKAKLYKLIPGKFRCPGEDCDEPYVYSWCDWEMSELSNGQRRNHCRKCHTCQGRCEKHCNKCYHCCWAPCRCHS, from the exons ATGTCTGCTACCTATCGCTTCTCAAGCCGGTCGCTCGACATTTACAGTATCG ATTACGCCTCACCAGCACCAAAACCTAGCAAGAAGCGAAAGATCGATGAAGTAGTTTCTGAGACCAAAGAGAAGAAAGCGTGTGCTTGCAAGAACAACTGCACTACCAACCGATGCAGCTGCAACAAAAACGGCGATGCCTGTGACGAGCAGTGTAAATGTTCAGCGTGCAGTAATCCGATGAATATGTTGAAGATCATGGCTGAGTATGGAGTTGATGTTGAGAAGTGCAAAGAAGACATTTGTCTTATGCAGAACATGGAACGA ATGACAGAAGAAAAGCTTCGCAAACGCCTTGAAACTGAAATGGAGTTGTTCTGCTGTGATACCAAAGCCAAACTGTACAAGCTCATCCCTGGTAAATTCCGGTGCCCGGGCGAGGACTGTGATGAACCCTACGTGTATTCATGGTGTGATTGGGAAATGTCTGAGCTGAGTAATGGTCAAAGACGAAACCACTGCAGGAAGTGTCACACCTGCCAGGGACGTTGTGAGAAACACTGCAAT AAATGTTACCACTGTTGCTGGGCTCCGTGCCGGTGTCATTCATAA
- the LOC139141399 gene encoding uncharacterized protein isoform X2 encodes MSATYRFSSRSLDIYSIDYASPAPKPSKKRKIDEVVSETKEKKACACKNNCTTNRCSCNKNGDACDEQCKCSACSNPMNMLKIMAEYGVDVEKCKEDICLMQNMERMTEEKLRKRLETEMELFCCDTKAKLYKLIPEMLPLLLGSVPVSFITEDLSTNASIICCYCSPGLLSDVTWERKFILSIVSTLIFPYRTFVD; translated from the exons ATGTCTGCTACCTATCGCTTCTCAAGCCGGTCGCTCGACATTTACAGTATCG ATTACGCCTCACCAGCACCAAAACCTAGCAAGAAGCGAAAGATCGATGAAGTAGTTTCTGAGACCAAAGAGAAGAAAGCGTGTGCTTGCAAGAACAACTGCACTACCAACCGATGCAGCTGCAACAAAAACGGCGATGCCTGTGACGAGCAGTGTAAATGTTCAGCGTGCAGTAATCCGATGAATATGTTGAAGATCATGGCTGAGTATGGAGTTGATGTTGAGAAGTGCAAAGAAGACATTTGTCTTATGCAGAACATGGAACGA ATGACAGAAGAAAAGCTTCGCAAACGCCTTGAAACTGAAATGGAGTTGTTCTGCTGTGATACCAAAGCCAAACTGTACAAGCTCATCCCTG AAATGTTACCACTGTTGCTGGGCTCCGTGCCGGTGTCATTCATAACAGAAGACCTCTCCACCAACGCATCAATTATATGCTGCTACTGTTCTCCTGGCCTGCTATCGGACGTAACCTGGgagagaaaatttattttgtccATTGTCAGTACTTTAATTTTTCCCTACAGAACTTTTGTAGACTGA
- the LOC139141902 gene encoding D-beta-hydroxybutyrate dehydrogenase, mitochondrial-like produces MIPMKSAAFLAFCLLSTAMLPTSLAAKLGLGLLAVVVAIVFKHFSPRERLPIDNKSVLVTGCDTGFGLALAKHLHSLGFFVYAGCLLKNAGGNGAKELEDIDPDRLVVLQLDVTSDQQVQEAVKLILETLPDKRKGLWAVVNNAGVSSFGEVEWCTMDKYKFIYDVNVHGMIRVTKAVLPLIRKAKGRVINMASGISRHGAPSRSLYCTSKFAVQGFSTAFATKCTDGASTSAS; encoded by the exons ATGATTCCGATGAAGAGTGCTGCGTTCTTAGCTTTCTGCTTGCTGTCCACAGCAATGCTTCCCACAAGTCTGGCTGCAAAACTAGGACTGGGTTTGCTGGCTGTCGTCGTTGCAATCGTGTTCAAACACTTTTCTCCCAGGGAACGTCTACCAATAGACAACAAATCAGTTTTAGTGACAGGTTGTGATACCGGGTTCGGACTGGCACTGGCAAAACATCTCCATTCTCTCGGGTTCTTCGTCTATGCCGGCTGTTTGTTGAAGAATGCTGGCGGAAACGGAGCGAAGGAGTTAGAAGACATCGACCCCGACCGACTTGTTGTTCTGCAGTTGGATGTCACCTCCGATCAACAAGTCCAAGAGGCTGTCAAGTTGATTTTGGAAACACTGCCCGATAAGAGGAAAG GGCTATGGGCCGTTGTGAATAACGCAGGAGTGTCGTCATTCGGTGAAGTGGAATGGTGCACCATGGACAAATACAAGTTCATCTATGACGTCAACGTACACGGAATGATACGAGTGACCAAGGCGGTGTTGCCTCTCATCAGAAAGGCCAAGG GTCGTGTCATAAACATGGCGAGCGGTATCTCCCGTCATGGCGCACCATCAAGGTCTCTCTACTGCACTTCAAAATTTGCTGTTCAGGGATTTTCGACTGCCTTCGCTACGAAATGCACCGATGGGGCGTCCACGTCAGCATCATAG